The nucleotide sequence CATCTGATGATTTTCCAATGAAGGATAATACCCCTTCTTCCGGCACGTTCAGCTGCTCTTCAGACTGCCCGGCGAGCTGTTCGCTCTCATCCTGCTGTCTGATCGGCTGCTCATGAGTTCCATACTGAATATATAAAAAATAAGAACCTGCAATAATCAGCAAAAGAAAAAACGTCTTAAATATACCGCCCAGCTTTCATCCCTCCAGGTCTTTCGTTTCTGCCATTATATGAAACAGCAAAATCTATATACTAGTAAACAGTATTTCACAAGATTGGCAGATAGTATATCCTTTTATACGTCATTTAATCAAAAAACAGGTTTTTTTTCAAATCGTAAGGTTCAAAAGTGCTAAATATTTAAAAAGGAGCATGCAGCTGCATGCTCCTTTCATCTTCAGTGGAAATGGCTTCCATGTTCAGAAATGTCTGAGAGCGCCGTTCCTGCTCTTTGATCTGTCAGATGATTAAGTGACAGGTCTCCCAGTGAAACCATCCCCAGCATACGGCCATTTTCCACTACAGGAAGCCGTCTGATCTGATGCTCGGCCATGAGCCTTGCAGCTTCTTCCGCTGTTGCATCCGGGCCGATTGTACAGAGGTGATCACTCATCACGTTTGTCACCTTGTTGGACCCCGGATGTTTTTCAGCTATTCCCCGAATAACCAAATCACGGTCTGTAATCATTCCAATCAGCTTATCCCCTTCGACTACGGGAATCGAACCTACATCCCAGTCCCTCATCTTAACAGCAGCCTCATAAACATTATCAAGCGGTGTGCATACCTGAATATCTTCAGACATAATATCTTTCACTTTTTGCATCTTTTATCCTCCTGACAAACGATATGTGAACGGAACCGTTCCAATACACCCAGTTTGTCCAAAAACAAGATAAAGATGTAAAATAAAAGGTAAAGATTGAAAGTTCGATGCATTCGTACTATGATTGAAGGGGAGTTCATTAAAGCGCTTTACTAATGAAAATGCCGCGACAAGGTTTTTAGGAGGGAATACATAATGAAAATGGAAAACACGGGACTTGACGGGCTTACAATTGAACTGAACAGACTGGATGAAATCATGGATGATCTTGGAATTGTCCGTGCAGGCCAATGGGATTATGAGCGCGTTACATATGACCGCAAGTTTGAAAACAAAGGGGAAACGTTCTACCTGCGCATTCCGGGCTATGCCGCTGAAGGTGATATCGGATCAAGACATGCAGTAATTAAACTCATGACTCCTCTTCTTGGAAAGCACTATTATCCTCATGGTGTTGAATACGGAGAAGGCGAGGATTTTCCAAACGCTGTTTTAAACACAAGCAAAAATCTTCTGAAACAGCTGAAAGAAGAAATCGGCCGCATCGTTTAAACTGTCTCTGGCAAGTGCAGAAGCAGATGGCAGAAAAGCAAAAGCTCTTGCAGCTTTTGTTTTTTTGAAGCAATCGTCACAATTGAAAAAGATCTGATAGAAAAGCCGGACATTTTTGTCCGGCTTTTCCATTTATACATAACAATGGGGCTTTTGACGCGGCAAAATCTTCTCCAGCAGGCTCATATCATTTTTAGAACCCTTTATATATCCTGCTTCAAAAAGCACCCTTGGATTAAGACTTTTAAACAATGCCGCAGCGAGAATACCGCTGTCCATATACAGCCCCATTTTACTGGCGTCAGAACGTACAGCTCTTCCCGCGCCTCCTTCAATGCAGTATGTGCCGCTGTTTGCAGGCATGGATGAATCCGTAACGTGTAAATACAGCGGACTTCCTTCGTTTTCAAAAGGAAACATAGCTAAAAAATCAGGCAGATTCGTAATTTTCCCAATAATAGCTGGAATATGGCGGCTTGATAAAAACCGATTTTTCAACTGATATGGAAATGAATCATTCTCTTGTGCAGTCAAAACTATTTCATTTACTTGAAGCGTCCTGATTTTGTTCCAAAGGGCCGGTTTAGCCTTCGGGCTGATTGCAGCCCATTCTTTTATATGAAGCTTTTGATCAGCCAGGAAACATTTCATATAGCCAATGACTTCACCTTTGTCGTTAACCGCTGCAAAAAGCGAGTTTTGTCCCACACTCTTATGATCAGTGAGGTTGTCGGAAGAAGAAATTAGACAGGTGTGATGCCCGGATAATTTCCTCACAATCTGTTTTGACAAGTATTCACCGCTGATTCCATCAGCTTCAAATACTTCACAGGTACTGTTAAATGACCGTAAATAAAGGCATTCCGCTGCCATTCTCCATTCCCTTGCACCTATTAAAGTTTCAACGCCATACTTCCTTTTGAAGGAGAGAGGCACGTCATCAAAAAAAACCAAGTGACATCCCTGATTTCTCCAGTCTTCAAAAAGACCCTTCATTTGCCTGTCCAACTTGCGGGACCTCCAATTAAAGAAAGGGGATGCGCTTACTTGAACGGCTTTAAGCTTATGACCCGAATAAGTTAACTCTCTAATGCGGACAATTAAATCTTCCCCGGGTGCACCTTGAAAAAACGGCAGATCTGCTTCCATTCTTTTTTCGGCTCTTCCTATGCTTAACACCTCTCTTCTATGCTTTCTTTTTCAGCTCCCAGGATAAAAAAACATCTTCTTTTTTCGTGCAGATCATACCGAGCTTTTCAAACAGTTTAATGGATTTGCTGTTCTCATCCAGACACTCCATCTGAATGCTGGCTACTTTTCGTTCACTTGTCAGCCATTCCATGACAGCGTCAATCGCTTCATAGGTCAGACTTTCTTCATCAGCAGCTTCATGAATGTTGTAGCACAGCTCAACTGTCCCGCTGTCATCAGGCATTCCCTGAAGAAACAAATCGCCGATAATTCTTTTTTCATTGTATAAAATGATCAGCCAAAGGCCCCATCCGTACTCCTGATCGTTTTCCTCGAGCTTTTCAATATACAGCGGGAGCATCCCTCTTACAGCAGAAGAAGGCCAGGCACAGGGTATTCCAATCGGGGACCGGGTTTCCAGTTCCTTTCTGTGGAAAATCAGCGATTTTGCAATATCCAATGAACAAGGAATAATTAAAAGCCGGTCTGTTATAATTTCAATCATCTTCCCGACACTCCCTTTCAAGAACTCCCTCATACTTTCATTTTATGGCCATAATGAGCGTCCTATACTTCCTGCAGTCCGTTTTTTCATGTTCAGAGCATAAAAAAGAAGCAATAGAAATCTTTCATTCTATTGCTTCCTCATTTAAAATCCAAATATCGCTTTAAACACAGATGTCGTTTCTCCGCCTTTGTATTGAATATAAAGGAGAAAATAAACAGCAACTCCTGTGATTGCAGTAAAAAACCAGATGACGCTTGTTCCGGGTCCAAGCTTTCTGTGCCTTGCGAGCCTGTTTTTAAAACCTGAGACCAGCATGATGATTCCAAGCACTGCCCCTACAGTTGCAAGAGTGATATGGAAAATCAAAAATACTGTATAGTAGATTTTGATAGAATCAGGTCCGCCGAAAGCAGTGTTCCCGACAAAGATTGTCCGTGATGCATAGACAATAAAAAAGATTATCGCAAAAACAGCGGCCGTCATCATCGCCTTCTGATGCGCCTCTATTCTCCGCTGTTTGATAAGATACCATCCAACAGCAACGGCTGCAGCGCTGAGAACGATAAAGGCTGTACTGATAGTAGGTAAAAGAGGTACGTTCATATTGGCAGCTCCTAATATAGTAATCATAGATTGATAAGCAGAAAAACCGGAGCGTATCTTATTTTACCGGCTGAGGAGCAAGACGGCTGCGTTCTTCAAGTTCGTCTCTCTCTCTTTCTTTTCGGGCCCATTTAAAGAAAATAATCCCGAGCAGTCCCCCATAGACAAATTCCTGAATAATCTTCATCATGATGCCGCCAAGCTGCTGGTCTTCCACTAATGGAAGGGTATTAAACATTTCCGGGCCGGTAAGATCAAGTCCTGCCAGCATGCTTGCAGGAACGCACAGTTCAAGAGCACTCGCCCAGGCAGCTGGATTCGTGTAGGTGGAATACAAAGATATATCTGCGAAGATAATCAGCGCACATGCCGGTGTAAGCAGCATTCCATTTGCAAATATGTAGCCGATCTTCTTAATTCCGCCAAGCTCTCTCCATTCAGGAAGCTCATTTAACAGAGGCCACCACATAAGCATTGCGGCAATAAAAATAAAGATGGTAACAGCCGCATGAAGGATATGGTCTGTTTTCACCGCATCAAAAACAAGAGGAATATGATAGAGCGAAAAAACGCCATTAAATACAAAAAGGGCAATCAGCGGACGGGACAGGAAGGAAACTGTCTGTTTAATAACCGGTCTGTAAATGATGGCTCTCCACATCCATACGGGCACACCATAGATCATAAGCGGCGGAACGAGCAAATATAAGAGGGCCATTTGTGTCATATGTGCACTGAACATTAAATGCCCCATTAAATCCAGAGGACTGCCTTTTACCGCATAAAGAAGAAGAATAGACGCCGTGAACAGGGATTTCTGTTTGAACGTGACAGGTTCACTGTCTTTAAAACGGCTTCTAAGCGGCCCTGCTGCAAGGAAATAGACCACTAGAATACTTGCTGTAAACAGAAAAAAGTACGGGCTCCACATTGCTCTAAAGCCAAACATTTCTAAATTTAACAATGAGTTCAACTCCTATTTCTGCTAGTACTCCCTGTCCTATTATACACCTTAGATGAAGCGCTATCAATGAACGTTCTATGACAAAGACACAGGACTTCCAGGATTGCCTGAAAGAAAAACATAAAAATAATCCGGCTGAAAAATCAGCCGGATCAGAACTTACCACCATATGATTGTGACAAAAGCAAGGACTGTTAAAAACGCAACGCCGATTCCTGAATAAAGGAAAAGCGCAGGCACCTCATGTCCTTTATGGCTCATGTGCATGAAGTAGTAAAGCTGGAAAATAACCTGTACGACAGCAAGAAGAAGGATAAATGGAATCTTAAACCATTCTGCAATGCCGTCATATCCGATCGCAACAAAAGCAATGACAGTCAGGAAGATCATCAGTGCAAAGGTTACGACCTGATATTTCATATCTTCTTTGTTTTTCTTGCGGCGATATGCAAGATCTACTTTTGGGTTTCCTGAGTTTTGATTTGCCATCAGTTTATCCCACCATTCCCATTAAGTATACAACTGTGAAGATGAATACCCATACAACGTCAATGAAATGCCAGTAAAGACTTGCAACGTAGTATTTAGGTGCGTTGTATAAGTTCAGTCCTCTTTTTGCATTGCGGACCATCAATGTTGTAATCCAAAGGAGACCGAATGCCACGTGGGCACCATGTGTTCCGACAAGCGTGTAAAAGGCAGAGCCAAGTGCACTGCTTGTCATAGTGAATTTGAATTCATGAATATAATGATT is from Bacillus sp. FSL H8-0547 and encodes:
- a CDS encoding CBS domain-containing protein, translated to MQKVKDIMSEDIQVCTPLDNVYEAAVKMRDWDVGSIPVVEGDKLIGMITDRDLVIRGIAEKHPGSNKVTNVMSDHLCTIGPDATAEEAARLMAEHQIRRLPVVENGRMLGMVSLGDLSLNHLTDQRAGTALSDISEHGSHFH
- a CDS encoding YugN family protein translates to MKMENTGLDGLTIELNRLDEIMDDLGIVRAGQWDYERVTYDRKFENKGETFYLRIPGYAAEGDIGSRHAVIKLMTPLLGKHYYPHGVEYGEGEDFPNAVLNTSKNLLKQLKEEIGRIV
- a CDS encoding sterol carrier protein domain-containing protein; amino-acid sequence: MEADLPFFQGAPGEDLIVRIRELTYSGHKLKAVQVSASPFFNWRSRKLDRQMKGLFEDWRNQGCHLVFFDDVPLSFKRKYGVETLIGAREWRMAAECLYLRSFNSTCEVFEADGISGEYLSKQIVRKLSGHHTCLISSSDNLTDHKSVGQNSLFAAVNDKGEVIGYMKCFLADQKLHIKEWAAISPKAKPALWNKIRTLQVNEIVLTAQENDSFPYQLKNRFLSSRHIPAIIGKITNLPDFLAMFPFENEGSPLYLHVTDSSMPANSGTYCIEGGAGRAVRSDASKMGLYMDSGILAAALFKSLNPRVLFEAGYIKGSKNDMSLLEKILPRQKPHCYV
- a CDS encoding GNAT family N-acetyltransferase, encoding MIEIITDRLLIIPCSLDIAKSLIFHRKELETRSPIGIPCAWPSSAVRGMLPLYIEKLEENDQEYGWGLWLIILYNEKRIIGDLFLQGMPDDSGTVELCYNIHEAADEESLTYEAIDAVMEWLTSERKVASIQMECLDENSKSIKLFEKLGMICTKKEDVFLSWELKKKA
- a CDS encoding DUF420 domain-containing protein, producing the protein MNVPLLPTISTAFIVLSAAAVAVGWYLIKQRRIEAHQKAMMTAAVFAIIFFIVYASRTIFVGNTAFGGPDSIKIYYTVFLIFHITLATVGAVLGIIMLVSGFKNRLARHRKLGPGTSVIWFFTAITGVAVYFLLYIQYKGGETTSVFKAIFGF
- the ctaG gene encoding cytochrome c oxidase assembly factor CtaG, with the translated sequence MLNLEMFGFRAMWSPYFFLFTASILVVYFLAAGPLRSRFKDSEPVTFKQKSLFTASILLLYAVKGSPLDLMGHLMFSAHMTQMALLYLLVPPLMIYGVPVWMWRAIIYRPVIKQTVSFLSRPLIALFVFNGVFSLYHIPLVFDAVKTDHILHAAVTIFIFIAAMLMWWPLLNELPEWRELGGIKKIGYIFANGMLLTPACALIIFADISLYSTYTNPAAWASALELCVPASMLAGLDLTGPEMFNTLPLVEDQQLGGIMMKIIQEFVYGGLLGIIFFKWARKERERDELEERSRLAPQPVK
- the ctaF gene encoding cytochrome c oxidase subunit IVB, coding for MANQNSGNPKVDLAYRRKKNKEDMKYQVVTFALMIFLTVIAFVAIGYDGIAEWFKIPFILLLAVVQVIFQLYYFMHMSHKGHEVPALFLYSGIGVAFLTVLAFVTIIWW